From a region of the Mycosarcoma maydis chromosome 7, whole genome shotgun sequence genome:
- a CDS encoding uncharacterized protein (related to peroxisomal membrane protein), producing the protein MAISKGEQIPNTTFTYVPWAPELADGTACGAPTKIQTHEAFKGKKVVIVAVPGAYTPTCHVNHIPPYIKQIDSFKSKGVDQVIVLAQNDPFVMSAWGVQNKAEDKVIFATDLNLEFSKAIGSIADLSAMGFGQRTGRYALIVDDLKVVDFSPEPNPGAVEVSGADHVLAKL; encoded by the exons ATG GCTATTTCAAAGGGCGAGCAGATTCCCAACACCACCTTTACGTACGTCCCCTGGGCACCTGAGCTCGCTGACGGTACCGCTTGTGGTGCTCCCACCAAGATCCAGACACACGAAGCTTtcaagggcaagaaggtCGTCATTGTCGCCGTTCCCGGTGCCTACACTC CTACGTGCCACGTGAACCACATCCCACCCTAcatcaagcagatcgacagCTTCAAGTCCAAGGGTGTCGATCAGGTCATCGTTCTGGCTCAAAACGACCCGTTCGTCATGTCCGCCTGGGGCGTCCAGAACAAGGCCGAGGACAAGGTCATCTTTGCCACCGACCTCAACCTCGAGTTCTCTAAAGCCATCGGCTCTATCGCCGATCTCAGCGCCATGGGCTTCGGTCAACGTACCGGCCGTTACGCCCTCATTGTGGATGACCTTAAGGTCGTCGATTTCTCTCCTGAACCTAACCCCGGCGCTGTCGAGGTTAGCGGCGCTGACCACGTCCTCGCCAAGCTCTAA
- a CDS encoding uncharacterized protein (related to AVT3 - Vacuolar transporter, involved in amino acid efflux from the vacuole), with product MSTPNNPNPNPNGNGKARAIPSPSLASADTLASTPIRSPSRAFGEGWGHASPSLPNIPPRVGSPSAEPLNLYSSSQQQRQDSSNFPRSFSIEPPSRDSPSLAPPAVDSGLSTPSNLDNLDSLPFSDERKARIIERHLARPDGNRDSISATSIPSSEHTDDFDDSQDAHGSSTPNPAASGDGANESPSEIAFEDVDESYIGPHQMQGGAITDDVYRWAHKNRRVSARRTRSESLHMPRTATIDPELDVQGIKEPGGFRRFFVINQAQEQGRAPPRALRSFIDFLSLYGHFAGEFLEEEDDDDDDDEYEDDADERAIPGTSRGAGTGDMETSGLLRRRKGLQRSDTQARMRKANKERRRGEASVLDAVMMLLKSFVGTGVLFLGKAFHNGGLLFSTVTLCAVAIISLVSFLLLVKTNLNCPGSFGDMGGILYGPRMRLAILASIVLSQLGFVAAYTVFVAQNMQAFVLAVTHCKTLVPIWALILGQMAVFLPLSLIRRIAKLSTTALIADVFILFGIVYLFWYEIGKVAKDGLADVVMFNSKEFPLFIGTAVFTFEGIGLVIPITESMKEPEKFPRALTGVMAGVMVLFASAGALSYMAFGSEIQTVVITNLPQTSRFVQAMQFLYSIAILLSTPLQLFPALAVLEKGIFTKSGKYNWKVKTEKNLFRFLVVVVCCLAAWAGANDLDKFVSLIGSVACVPLCFIYPPLLHLKANATRSATKVLNYAMLVFGVVCVAFAGSQTIKAMLESSQPARPPRCSPR from the coding sequence ATGTCGACGCCAAACAACCCCAACCCCAACCccaacggcaacggcaaggCCAGGGCTATCCCTTCTCCCAGTCTTGCATCCGCAGACACTTTGGCTTCCACCCCCATCCGATCCCCTTCGCGCGCCTTTGGCGAAGGTTGGGGCCACGCCTCTCCCTCGCTGCCCAACATCCCTCCGCGCGTAGGCTCTCCATCCGCCGAACCGCTCAACCTCTACTCTTcatcgcagcagcagcgtcaagaCTCGTCCAACTTTCCTAGGTCTTTCTCGATCGAGCCTCCCTCTCGCGACAGCCCTTCACTGGCTCCTCCCGCCGTCGACTCTGGTCTCTCAACACCCAGCAATCTCGACAATCTCGATTCTCTTCCCTTTTCAGACGAGCGCAAGGCACGCATCATCGAGAggcatctcgctcgtcctGATGGTAACCGCGATTCGATCTCGGCCACTTCAATTCCATCGTCTGAACACACCGACGATTTTGATGACAGCCAAGATGCCCACGGTTCGTCCACACCCAATCCCGCTGCATCTGGAGATGGTGCCAACGAGTCGCCGTCCGAGATCGCGTTTGAGGACGTAGACGAAAGCTACATTGGTCCGCACCAGATGCAAGGCGGAGCCATCACCGACGACGTCTACCGATGGGCTCACAAGAATCGCAGAGTATCCGCAAGACGTACCCGCAGCGAGAGTCTTCACATGCCTCGTACCGCCACCATCGACCCTGAGCTCGATGTGCAGGGCATCAAGGAACCCGGAGGCTTCCGACGCTTCTTTGTTATCAACCAGGCCCAAGAGCAGGGCCGCGCCCCTCCCAGAGCGCTTCGCAGCTTTATCGACTTCCTCAGCCTGTACGGTCACTTTGCCGGAGAATTcctggaagaagaagacgatgacgatgatgacgatgagtacgaagacgacgccgacgagcgTGCTATTCCTGGTACCAGCCGTGGAGCTGGCACTGGCGACATGGAAACCTCGGGTCTTCTGCGTCGTCGCAAAGGTCTGCAACGAAGCGACACCCAAGCTCGTATGCGCAAGGCTAACAAGGAACGCCGTCGCGGTGAGGCTTCGGTGCTCGATGCCGTCATGATGCTGTTGAAATCTTTTGTCGGTACCGGTGTGCTTTTCCTCGGCAAGGCATTCCACAACGGCGGTCTGCTCTTCTCCACCGTGACCCTGTGCGCGGTCGCTATCATTTCGCTCGTATCGttcctgctgctcgtcaaaaCCAATCTCAACTGTCCAGGCTCGTTCGGTGACATGGGTGGCATCCTCTACGGTCCTCGTATGAGACTTGCCATCTTGGCTTCAATTGTACTCTCGcagctcggcttcgtcgcTGCTTACACGGTATTTGTGGCGCAGAACATGCAGGCATTCGTTCTCGCCGTCACGCACTGCAAGACGCTCGTGCCTATCTGGGCGCTCATCCTGGGTCAGATGGCTGTGTTCTTGCCACTCTCGCTCATTCGAAGAATCGCCAAGCTCTCCACCACGGCGCTGATTGCCGATGTCTTCATCCTCTTTGGTATCGTCTATCTGTTCTGGTACGAGATCGGCAAGGTCGCCAAGGATGGACTTGCCGACGTGGTCATGTTCAACAGCAAAGAGTTTCCGCTATTCATTGGTACGGCTGTCTTTACGTTTGAAGGCATCGGCCTGGTAATTCCGATCACCGAGTCGATGAAGGAGCCTGAAAAGTTCCCACGCGCACTTACCGGGGTGATGGCAGGAGTGATGGTGCTCTTTGCTTCGGCAGGTGCGCTATCGTACATGGCGTTCGGATCTGAAATCCAGACGGTGGTGATTACCAACCTTCCGCAAACCTCTCGATTCGTGCAAGCGATGCAGTTCCTCTACAGTATCGCTATTCTGCTCTCCACGCCTCTGCAGCTGTTCCCAGCGCTGGCTGTGCTCGAGAAGGGAATCTTCACCAAGAGCGGTAAATACAACTGGAAGGTCAAGACCGAGAAGAACCTCTTCCGTTTCCTCGTAGTTGTCGTCTGCTGTTTGGCAGCCTGGGCAGGTGCCAACGATCTGGACAAGTTCGTTTCCCTCATCGGGTCAGTGGCATGTGTGCCGCTTTGCTTTATCTACCCGCCTTTGCTGCATCTGAAGGCGAATGCGACTCGGAGCGCGACCAAAGTATTGAATTACGCCATGTTGGTGTTCGGCGTCGTTTGCGTTGCCTTTGCCGGTAGTCAGACCATCAAGGCGATGTTGGAGAGTTCGcaaccagctcgtccaccCAGATGTTCTCCGAGGTAG
- a CDS encoding uncharacterized protein (related to decapping enzyme), which produces MSSTLSARTSLNLKVLRRHDPSIVTILETASFVVLYNYNDGEWTKTGVEGPLFLFRRRVPPYNGFFLMNRNGVENFSADITPDDDLEITPEFIIYRPETSNEVYGIWVFEANQRMFVGDKLLKLQQMMDGPSEEELKQAESAEAESKSVAAGDEKQTASTAVVAAGQKSAKDAEGKAVKTKANGKPKKNAKQVAGKSNDEDASARATAVSTTDVTVDSVEGTQINLDDLFGTPAVPAQFETDAAEPLSEPVTESASKGAESNDASLLDSLFQKASLDTRIANTTNTTAEASKASAPEPTDHSQNLLALLSSATAASTKPSSTPPPNCASNPPSTEKTTQAVRTSSSSPAPPKSGPKMSELIEQAIRDHIGLGDDNQPLSRREFVTELLSMIHTNPDFVRQLYDGYLSRVS; this is translated from the exons ATGTCTTCTACACTCTCAGCCCGCACATCCTTGAACCTCAAAGTTCTCCGCCGACACGACCCCTCGATCGTCACCATCCTAGAGACAGCTTCTTTCGTTGTACTTTACAATTACAACGATGGTGAATGGACAAAGACTGGTGTTGAAGGACCTCTCTTTCTATTTCGACGTCGCGTACCGCCTTACAACGGCTTCTTTCTGATGAACCGGAATGGAGTTGAGAACTTTTCAGCCGACATTACACCAGACGACGACTTGGAGATCACGCCAGAGTTCATCATCTACCGACCGGAAACGAGCAACGAAGTGTATGGAATCTGGGTGTTCGAAGCAAATCAGAGGATGTTTGTTGgcgacaagctgctcaagttgCAGCAGATGATGGATGGACCGAGTGAGGAGGAGCTAAAGCAGGCGGAGAGCGCGGAAGCTGAGTCAAAGTCTGTGGCTGCGGGAGACGAAAAGCAGACTGCATCCACAGCCGTGGTGGCGGCAGGTCAGAAAAGTGCGAAGGACGCAGAGGGTAAAGCAgtcaagaccaaggcgAATGGGAAGCCAAAGAAAAATGCAAAGCAGGTGGCAGGAAAAAGCAACGATGAGGATGCAAGCGCGCGGGCAACAGCAGTATCAACGACCGATGTAACAGTGGACAGCGTGGAAGGCACACAGATCAACCTCGATGATCTCTTCGGTACCCCTGCTGTACCGGCACAGTTTGAGACCGACGCAGCTGAACCTTTGTCGGAACCAGTCACGGAAAGCGCCTCAAAAGGAGCCGAGTCAAACGACGCTTCGTTACTTGACTCTCTTTTCCAAAAGGCTTCTCTCGACACTCGCATTGCCAATACCACCAATACCACCGCTGAAGCGTCGAAAGCGTCTGCTCCCGAGCCAACAGATCACTCGCAGAACCTTCTGGCCCTTCTAAGCAGCGCCACTGCCGCATCGACAAAACCATCTTCAACTCCACCCCCGAACTGTGCTTCTAATCCGCCATCCACCGAAAAGACAACACAAGCAGTGCGCacgtcgtcatcctcgccaGCGCCGCCCAAATCGGGACCCAAAATGTCCGAGCTGATCGAACAAGCCATTCGCGACCACATCGGTTTGGGCGACGACAACCAGCCGCTGTCCAGACGAGAATTCGTCACAGAGCTGCTCAGTATGATTCAC ACGAATCCGGACTTTGTTAGGCAGCTGTATGACGGCTATCTTTCGCGCGTCTCGTAG